Within Anolis sagrei isolate rAnoSag1 chromosome X, rAnoSag1.mat, whole genome shotgun sequence, the genomic segment ggctttatttcctggagggtggactggttggatcttctcgcagtccaaggcactctcagcactttcctccaacaccacagctcaaaagcatctctcttccttcgctcagccttccctaaggtccagctctcacatccgtaggtgactacagggaatgccatggctttgactaggcaatggatcttggttgccagtctgatgtctctgctcttgactattttatcgagactggacattgctctcctcccaagaagtaagcgtcttctgatttcctggccacagtctgcatctgcagtaatctttgcacctagaaatacaaagtctgtcacagcctccacggtttctccctctattttccagttgtcaatcattcttgttgccataatcttggtttttttgacgtttagctgcaacccggcttttgcgctttcttctttcaccttgattagaaggctcctcaactcctcctcgctttcggccatcagggtggtgtcatctgcatatctgaggttgttaatgtttcttccagctatttccaccccagctttgcattcatccagccccacacatcgcatgatgtgttctgcatacaagttaaaaaggttgggtgagagtatgcagccttgccgtacgcctttcccaatcttgaaccagtctgttgttccgtggtcagttctgactgttgctacttggtccttgtacagattccttaggagagagacaaggtggcttggtatccccatcccactaagaacttgccacaatttattatgatccacacagtcaaaggctttagaatagtcaatgaagcagaagtagatgtttttctgaaactccctgcctttctccattatccagcggatattggcaatctggtctctcgttcctctgccttttctaaacccagcttgaacatctggcaactctcgctccatgtattgctggagtcttccttgcaggatcttgagcattaccttactggcatgagaaataagggccactgtacggaagttggagcagtccttcgcatttcccttttttggtatggggatagaagttgattttttccagtctgatggccattcttgtgttttccatatttgctggcatatggcatgcatcaccttgacagcatcatcttttaagattttaaacagttcagctgggatcccgtcgtctcctgctgccttgttgttagcaatgcttcttaaggcccattcaacctcacttctcaggatgtctggttctaattcattcaccacaccatcataactatcctcaatattattatccttcctatacagatcttctgtatagtctcgccaccttctcttgatctcttcagcttctgttaggtccctgccatctttgtttcttatcataccaatctttgcctgaaatttacctccaatgtttctaattttctggaagaggtctcttgtccttcctattctgttgtcttcttccacttccatgcattgcttatttaaaaatagttccttatctcttctggctaacctctggaattgcgcatttaactgagcatatctccccttactatcactgtttccttttgctttcctcctttcttgggctacttccagtgtctcagcagacaaccattttgccttcttggttttctttttctttggaacgtactttgttgccgcctcctgaacaatgtcgcggacttctgtccatagttcttctgggactctgtttactaaatctagtccttcaaatctgttcttcacttccactgtatattcgctaggaatgttagtgagatcatatctaactggtctgtgtattttccctgatctctttagttttattttaaattgagcaataagaagttcgtgatctgagctacagtcagccccaggtcttgttttcaccgactggatggatgtccgccacctttggctgcaaaggatgtagtcaatctgatttcggtgttgaccgtctggagaggtccatgtataaagccgtcttttaggttgttggaagagagtattcgttatacacagcgagttttcctggcaaaattctatcagcctgcgtcccgcttcattttgttctcccagaccatgcttgcctgtgatcccagttgtcatttgacttcccaccttggcattccagtctcctgtaatgaaaataatgtctctttttggtgtattatccagtagttcctgcagatcctcatagaactgatctacttctgcttcttcagcagctgtggttggggcgtatatttggatcactgtgatgttgaaaggctttccttgcactcgaattgagatcattctgtcatttcttgggttgtatccaagcaccgctttagcgaatttcttattaattatgaaggctactccatttcttcgatgttcctcttgtccacagtagtagatctggtggtcatctgatgtgaagtggcccattccagtccatttcagttcgctgacccccagaatgtctatctttagtcttgacatctcaccaataacaacatccaatttgccctggctcatagatcttacattccaggttcctatggtgtgttgatctttagagcatcggattagtcgttcacctccagtaccgtcggccgctagccttcctttcggctttgagctagctgcgtcatcacatctggggctagttgaacttatcctctgctcctccccagtagcattttggccatcttccgacctgggagtcccatcttccaatggcataccgacatatctctggttgtactggtccatttagttttcttggcaaggatactggagtggtttgccattgccttccccagggatcacgcttggtctgacctctctgccacgaccgtcccatcttgggtggcccttcacggtttcgctcatgacatcattgaggtgctcaagctccagcgccccgacaaggcggtgatcctttgctggagactattattattactattatttatttattattatatcagcTAGACCTTATTTCCACATATTTTCATTCTACCTttggattattattttaaatatttcattattatagattttaattgtttttatggcgttgtagaaattgtttttatattttttccatacgttaaaagccaaaaaaccaaaaactacATGATAGTTTAtttagaggagattccatctgaacattaggaagaacttcctgactgtgagagccgttcagcagtggaactctctgccccggagggagtgtggtggaggctctttccttctttggaagcttttaagcagaggctggatggccatctgtcaggggtgctttgaatgcaatattcctgcttcttggcagaatggggttggactggatgatggcccaggaggtctcttccaactctaggattctatgattctatgattctatgatttaaacttatatgccgccactcccctggggctcggagcagcttatgtgtggttttgcacataatgcatatgcaaaaccacacacacacacacatatatatacatacaataaacAGATATAcacagtgggccacagcaatgcaacgagtcgccttcgggcttgagatacagcggtatataagcaaagtaagtaaataaataaatgcacggCAGGGGCcggctaataatatataatagcaaaatatatgaaaatgataaaatattattatatactattttattatttatttatttattatattttatcattttcatatattttgctattatatattactagccggCCCCTGCCGTGCATTGCTGTGCCCCACTCTGTGTATATCtgttttttgtatgtgtatataatatgTGTCTGTTtcgttttgcacatgcattataatgtagtttttggtttttggctttttaagtctcttctgttgtgtttttcagtgtttttatgagtgatgctcactccttggcctgagaggtgtcttgtgtccaaatttggtgtcaattcgcccagtggtttttgagttttgttaatcccacaaatgaacattacattgtattgtcgaaggctttcatggtcagaatcactgggttgttgtaggttttttcaggctgtatggccatgttctagaggcattctctcctgacattttgcctgcatctatttatgtatgtatttactttgcttctatacggctgtatctcaagcccgaaggcgactcacagcggttcacaaacagtaaaaacagtagaaacagcagtggttccatacaacttataacaattgacttaacacattatccataaattaccaataagccattacaatgcacaattattacaaaaaacaaccgtacccaatcttctcatcatccaagcgtagtccaggttcgtcgtccattgttccattcctatgttccattacactaaattactcaaacgccttcacaaacagccaggtcttcacctttttgcagaataccattagagatggtgccagtctaatgtccgtaggaagggcgttccacagccgaggagccaccaccgagaaggccctctctctcgtccccgccagccgagcttgagaagcaggcgggattgagagcagggtctccccggaagatctcaaagtcctggtgggttcataggcagagatgcggtcggataggtagcctgggccagaaccgtttagggctttaaaggtcaacaccagcactttaaattgagcccggtagcagatcggtagccagtggagttggcgcaacaggagggttgtaagctccctgcgctccgctcctgttagtaacatggctgccgagcgttggactagttggagcttccgagccgtcttcaaaggcaaccccacgtagagagcgttgcagtagtctaaacaggatataaccagagcgtgtaccaccgtggccaagtcagacttcccaaggtacgggcgcagctggcgcacaagcctaagctgtgcaaatgctcccctggtcaccgccgaaacctggggatccaggctcagcgatgagtccagggtcacacccaagctgcgaacctgcgccttcagggggagtgcggccccatccaacacaggctgtcaccctatgccctgttcggccttgcgactgaccaggaggacctctgccaAGGCCGggagtgaggtcactacctctgaggatgcttaccatagatgcaggcaaaatgtcaggagagaatgcctctagaacatggccgtatagcccaaaaaaacctacaacccagaacattacatttttatttacatagatttgtatttgtattgtatatatgatttttatatttcattatatCATTATGGTACGATCCCTCCCCCTCGTCAAGGTATTTATTTGGGGGCCAGGCGGTTCCCCCTTGGCAGGGCGTGCGGGTGGAGGTGTGTGGCACTGTGAAGTGAGGCCGCCTGTTTGTCCTTTGACTGATGGTCAGACGgcatcccttctcctttccccctcctcctgaTGCAGATCGTGGTGGTCTGGGTGGGCACCAACAACCATGGACACACAGCGGAGCAGGTGGCCGGCGGCATTGAAGCCATTGTGCGCCTGGTGCGCCAGCAGCAGCCTCAGGCCAAGGTGGTGGTCCTGGTGAGTGGGGGCGCAAGGAGGGAGGGGCGGGTGGTGGGTTGAGGGCTGGTGGTCTGaccccccctcctctcccccccccctttgcaggGCCTGCTTCCACGGGGCAAGAACCCCAACCCTTTGAGGGAGAAGAACCGGCGGGTGAACGAGCTGCTGAGCCAGAAGGTGCCGCTCCTGCCGGGGGCCTTCTTCCTGGACGCCGACCCGGGCTTCGTGCATTCGGACGGGACCATCAGCCACCACGACATGTACGACTACCTGCACCTGACCCGCCTCGGCTACGGGCGCCTCTGCCCCGGCCTCCACCGCCTCCTGCGGAGCCTCCTCCTGGGGCATGACCCCTGACCCCTTGACCCCAAGTGCCCCCCCTCCAGCcagtaccctcccccccccccaccggtgGTCAAAGGGGCTCAAGAAGGTGAAAGGGACCAGTTACTCTTATGACTTAATAAAGCCAGTACGTGTGAACCTGCGAGCCCTGAGCAGGTGTCTCTCTCCTACaatgtggggggtggggtggaggtgGTCATCAAAGGGGGGCTCCCTTCTATTGGCACCCCTTCCTCTCTCAGCGCAgacctccccgccccccccccccgccccccaaagaTGGAGCCTTGTTGCAAGCTGTGATGGTGGGTGAGGGAGCCACCTCACCcccaaccttcccccccccccaataatttcctaatccaggggtcctcaaactaaggcccgagggccagatacggccctccaaggtcatttacccagccctcgctcaggttcaACCCAAGTCTtgaaagcaaataacaacaatcctgtctcatcagccaaaagcgggcACACACTGAAATACCAATTGTTTATATTAGTTAAGATTGTCcttggttttaattattgtattgtttttaagtgtttttttgcactacaaataagatctgtgcagtgtgcgtaggaattcattcatgggttgttgtaggttttttcgggctatatggccatgttctagaggcattctctccttacgtttgcctgaggtctgttggaagtaggaaaaagggtttatccatctgtggaatgaccagggtgggacaaaggactcttatctgctggagctgggtgtgaaggtttcaactgaccaccttgattagcatttgattgcctggcagtacctggagaatttttttgttgagaggtgattagatgtccttgtttgtttcctctctgttgtttttatgttgtaatttttgaacgtaaacaaagtcctcctgacaaagagccatccagccatagatagagataagatatgattcacaaacacacagatatagtatcctagatttgaaagggacccctaaagaaggacaataggttgcatgttccagggtggcaaaccagacactctccacatcaacactgacaaagaaacaacaagaaatactgggttgttgtaggtttttccgggctatatggtcaaattctagaggcattccctcctgacatttcgcctgcatctatggcaagcatcctcagaggtagtgaggtctgttggaagtaggaaaaagggtttatatatctgtggcatgaccagggtgggacaaaggactcttgtctgctggagctgggtgtgaatgtcttaactgaccaccttgattagcatttgatggcctggcagtgcctggagcaatcttttgttgagaggcgattaggtgtccctgcctgcttcctctctgttgttgtgctgttgtaattttagagttttttttaatactggtagccagattttgttcattttcatggtttcctcctttctgttgaaattgtccacatgacaaaaatccacaagaagcatgtggacaatttcaacagaaaggaggaaatcatgaaaatgaacaaaatctggctaccagtattaaaaaactcaaaaattacaacagcaaaacaacagagaggaaacaatcaggcacatctcaacacctctcaacaaaagattgctccaggcactgccaggcaatcaacagaggtagtgaggcctgttggaactaggaaaattgggtttatatatctgtggaatgaccatggtgggacaaaggactcttgtctgctggagctaggtgtgaatgtctcaactgactaccctgattagcatttcacacctagctccagcagataagagtcctttgtccctccacagatatatacaccctttttcctagttccaacagacctcactacctctgaggatgcttgccatagatgcaggcgaaacgtcaggagagaatgcctctagaacatggccatatagcccaaaaaaacctaaaacaaccaaatgattccggccatgaaagccttcgacaatacaaattcaTGCTTTTTCCAAATTCTAATCCAACTCTCCAACAATTTGagcgactgtgacctggccctctgtttaaaaagtgtgaagACCCCTATCCTAATCAATGCCAAGGCCTAATCAATGAGGCATTCATAGGTTTGGCACCCGAGGGCAGAGAGCAATGTAAACACACCCAACACCACATGCCCTTGTGATTCTCGGTTTCCGTTGCCAAGGCATGAACACTCCAGAGTCCTAAGGATGCCCCGCTGGGCTCCTCTTCGGCAAAGGAGACCCCCGCCCCGATCCCCAATATGGCTGTGATGTcaagcggtgtgtgtgtgtgtgtggaagggggGAAGCCCCACCTCCCAAGCCTTGAGCGTCATGGGATCCCTCAAGGGGATCTGGACCCCGGCCTCTGTTTACCTGTCCGctcaggagaggaggaggaggggggggggtccaggTGAAGAATGCCAGGCCGGAGCAGAGCGGGTTGTTAAAGAGCTTTAATAGCAGGTGAGGGGGGGCCACCCCGATGCTgctgctgaggaggaggaggagggaggggtacACATGGTCAACATGTGGCTCTGGCCACCAGGGCACGCACTCACTCGCTCACTCACTCGCTCCGACTCCAGAGTCCGCCTGCCGAGccccaagtctctctctctctgcccggAGGGCCCACCGGCCAAGGCAACAGGGGCCCCTTATAGAAGGGCCTCCCTCGCTCCAGGGgccaccaccgcctcctcctcctcctcctccataagGGACGTCCACGGACCCCCCTCCCGCCCCACGTCTCGATACAGAAGCAGATGTGTATGCGGGACCCCAAAATATTTAACGTTATTAAAAGGAGAGGGACTCGAAAGGAGAAGCggtcctctgggggggggggtctttcggGGTGGACCCCAGTCTGCATGTCCTGGGGAGGCTGCCCCCCCCTTCAGCCACCACCGCTGCCGCCGCCTCTTGGGGTCCTTGGGTGTTGGGGGGAGGTCCGCGGGAGGGTGTGCTGGGCCCTCTGTAGCACAGCCAGGAAGGGGCAGAAATGGGGGTGGAGCTCCAGGACCCTCGCAGCCCCTCCCCCTCTGCCTGTCCTCTGTGCAGTCCTGTCGCTCATCTGCCGCTACTTCCGGGCCCGGGGGAGGCCTGTGGGGCCCCTTCCCAGCTGGAGCCAGGGGCCACAGAAGGGCCCCCcgaggatgatgaggatgatgccGCTACCAGCACCGCCACTGCCATGGTCTCCACTGCTGAGGTCCCCGGTTCCTGGGAGGGGGTGTCCAGAGGGGGTCCTTCGGGGGCCCCGATGGGCTCCGGGGTGGTGGGGGGCACCGTCTCGGTGGGGGTGGCCGCCTGCATGATCTTCTGCCGCACCTCCCGGATCTTGAGCTGGAGGCAGACCTTGGTGGGGAAGATGTCCGAGTAGCGGGCCTGGAAGGCGGCTGTGGCCTGGGCTGTGGGTGGGAGGAGGGGGTCAAGCAGAGTGGTCAGTGAGAGAGGggagggtgggcagatggatggaaagaGGAGCCCTTGACCGCTGGGAGATGGAGGGGAGGCACCACCCCCCACCTCACACAGCCCTGTCCTAGTAAGGGCAAAGCCTACAGGAACTGACCCTTTGTCCAAGTGTCCAGCGGGGGCCCCATGCCCCTCCCTCCGTCCTTACCTGACGGGAAGAAGCCGTGGTCCTGGAAGAGCTGCATGACGAGGGCTCTCCGCTGGTCAAGCGTGCGCCGCAGGGAGGAGTAGGGCACCTTCTCGTACTCCAGCTCCCCGAGGACGTCCTCCCCGTCGGTCCCTGCAATGGGAGGCAAGAGCCGCAGTGGGCAAGGCCAGCACGACCCTTGGGGGCCGCTCTTCCACGGCCTCCCCCCACGTTGCGCTTCGTTGGCTCCCCAGGCGGCCGGAGTCCTTCCCCGCCCCACCGTTACCTGTCTTGTCGAAGGTGAAGATGTCTCCCTCGCACTTGGCGCTCTTGGGCGTATTGGGCTCCGAGCTGCAGCTGGAGCGCCGGCGCATCTTCCTCTTGGGGGAAATGGGGTCCTCGGTGGAGGAGTCCAGGTCTGGAAAGGAGGCGGCCAAAGCGGAGAGGGTCAGGGTCCAGCCACCCAGGAGACCGGCGAAAGGCTCGCCTCACATGGGAGGTCAGGGCATCCCTCGGCCAGGAGTGCCTGGGTCACTATTTGGggtctcctccacctccacctttaTTGCGTGgttgaaattgtttttatattgtttccatatattgtattactatatattttaattttaattatttatttttatttatattttattatagattTTAGTTATTTTTACTGCGTTgtcaaaattatatttatattgtttccatatattgtattatatattatttttatttatttatttatattttattatagattttaattatttttactgcgttctcaaaattatatttatattgtttccatatattgtattatatattatttttatttatttatttatattttattatagattttattataGTTTTTAGTTATTTTTACTGCGTTgtcaaaattatatttatattgtttccatatattgtattatatattatttttatgtatttatttatattttattatagattttattagagattttaattatttttactgcgttgtcaaaattatatttatattgtttccatatattgtattatatattatttttatttatttatttatattttattatagattttattataGATTTTAGTTATTTTTTACTGCGTtgtcaaaattatttttatattccttccatatattttattattatatactatttttcatttcatttttcatgtatttatttaatttttatttattatattttatcatttttatatattttgctaTTATATATTACTCGCTGTTCcctgttgtggcccagtctgcgtcttatgtgttttgcgtgtgtataggtgtgtatgtatttgtatatgtgtgtttgcatatatatgtgtgtgtgtgtgtgtgtggttttgtgcatgtattgtagtttttgttttttggctttttaagtctcttctgctgttttccagtgtttttctgagtgatggtcagtctttggcctgagaggtgtcttatgtccaaattcggtgtccattcgtccagtggtttttcagttctgttcatcccacaaacggacatgacatttttatttatatagacatgctgtcccctgccatgtgttgctgtggcccagtcatagaatcctagaatcctagagttggcagagacctcctgggccatcatccagtccaaccccattctgccaagaagcaggaatgttgcattcaaatcacccccgacagatggccatccagcctctgcttaaaagcttccaaagaaggagcctccaccacactccggggcagagagttccactgctgaacgggtctcactgtcaggaagctcttcctcatgttcagatggaatctcctctcttgtagtttgaagccattattccgcgtcctagtctccaaggaagcagaaaacaagcttgctccttcctccctgtggcttcctctcacatattgatacatggcgctcatcatatctcctctcagccttctcttcttcaggctaaacatgcccagctccttaagctgctcctcatagggcttgttctccagacccttgatctgctccctcctccctgtggcttcctctcacatattcatacatggctatcatatctcctctcagccttctcttcttctggctaaacatgcccagctccttaagccgctcctcacaggacttgttctccagacccttgatgatttaagtcgctctcctctggacacattccagcttagagtcaattgtggtgcccagaattggacacaatattccaggtgtggtctaaccaaagcagaatagagcatggggagcatgacttccctggacctagacactaggctccccttgatgcaggccaaaatcccattggctttttttgccgccacatcacattcctggctcatgttccccttcctccccacgaggactccaagatctttttcacacgtactgctctcgagccaggcgtcacccattccgtatcttggcatttcattttttctgccaaagtggagtatcttacatttgtcactgttgaacttcatttt encodes:
- the LOC132775358 gene encoding platelet-activating factor acetylhydrolase IB subunit alpha1-like, coding for MSDGDKNPASVATPAEDLQGDGRWMSLHHRFIADSKDKEPEVVFVGDSLVQLLHQCEVWRELFSPLHALNFGIGGDATQHVLWRLQAGELQHIRPKIVVVWVGTNNHGHTAEQVAGGIEAIVRLVRQQQPQAKVVVLGLLPRGKNPNPLREKNRRVNELLSQKVPLLPGAFFLDADPGFVHSDGTISHHDMYDYLHLTRLGYGRLCPGLHRLLRSLLLGHDP